ttttttttgtttttttccagatttccCCCAGGAGCGCTGTCCTGTGGTGCTCGCACCACTGCTGTACCCTGAAAAACGGGACATTCTCATGGACAGGATCCTACCAGACTCGGGGGAGTTAGCTAAGACCATAATGGAGAGTTCTCTAGCAGACTTCATTCAAGAAGTTGGCTATGGCTTCTGTGCAAggtgacattttaaaatcattctCAGTGCCAATGTGTAGTCCTGTGCATTCACACCAAACCAAACGAGACTTGGAACATATGGAGGAAAAACATTTAGTTCACAAATATCAATGTATATTCAGACATTGaagtttgttttgcttctcGATATAATAGTGATGTTAATTGAACCGCAACTGCCGGATCAACTTGACTGATCTGTCGTCATGTGTGTTGTCTTGTTCTCTGCAGTCTGGATGAGTGCAGAAACATAATCCACCAGTATGGGGTGAGAGAGGTGACTGCCAGCCAGGTCGCCAGAGTCCTGGGCATGATGGCTCGGACCCACTCTGGCCTAACTGATGGCATTCCATTGCAGGTGAGGCTTGGCAAGGTTGTACAACCAGAattgctttctgtttatttcagattttaataAATGGATGcctttttcttctgcagtccATCTCTGCTCCAGGAAGTGGGATCTGGAGTGACGGTAAAGACAAGAACGATGGTTCGCAGGCGCACACATGGAACGTTGAGGTTCTCATCGATGTTGTCAAAGAAGTGGTGAGTGAACAGTTAAATGTAGTGTCACTTTTTCGTAATGTTACTTTTTCCATCCGGCCGTTGACAAGTCTGAGCAAATCTGGTCAGATCAAATGCACCAATCTGTATGTTCTGTGTCAtattcacacaaacaaatgcacaacATAGCCTTTCACAAATATAATGCCAAATATTGGAGGAGTCTGTTTTGTATCATACTCCATtaattaatgcttttttttttttcctctctacaTTTTAGAATCCAAACTTGAACTTCAAAGAGGTGACCTACGAACTGGACCACCCAGGATTTCTAATCCGGGACAGCAAAGGCCTGCACATCGTGGTGTATGGTATCCAGAGGGGGCTGGGAATGGAAGTGTTTCCTGTTGATCTCATCTACCGACCGTGGAAACATGCTGAGGGACAGGTAACTGACCAAAAGTTACAATGTCTCTTTTGAGAAGTTTTATGGCAAGATTGGATGTCTgatctccttttttctttttccagttgTCCTTCATTCAGCACTCTCTGATGAACCTAGATGTGTTTTGCTTTGCTGACTTCGCTTGTCACACTGTGGCCATTGACATTCTTAAGGCCCCACCAGAGGATGACAACAGGGAGATTGCCACATGGTATGCAGACTGACCACTTAAgaaacttcattttcatttaagtTATGCGACTGGTGGCACACTTTACCTGTGATGGCCTCATCAATTCAGGCGTCACTGTCTTTGCTGAAACTGAGTGGAAATCTTCCTGATGCTCGAATATGTTTTAAACGGAGTCTCTCGAATCCATCGCAGGAAAAGTCTTGACCTCGTGGAGAGTTTGCTCAGGCTGTCGGAGGTTGGCCAGTACGAACAGGTGAAGCAGTTGTTCAGCTTCCCAATCAAGCACTGCCCGGACATGCTGGTGCTGGCGCTACTGCAGATCTCCACCTCTTGGCACACTCTGCGTCATGAGCTCATCTCTTCCCTGATGCCCATCTTCCTGGGCAACCACCCCAACTCTGCCATCATTCTGCACTATGCTTGGCATGGACAGGTTTGTGTTTCTGGATTCCAACCAGTGTaccataatttttttttttctcaacatattaaatattattagcTCTTAATTTGTTTAGTATTTATCTCTTTGACCATTGTTGCATCCTTGCGAAAGTCTTTCTTaaacctttgttttcctgttcagGGACAGTCTCCCTCCATCCGTCAGCTCATTATGCATTCGATGGCTGAGTGGTACATGAGAGGAGAGCAGTATGACCAGGCCAAGCTATCTCGCATCCTGGACGTTGCCCAGGATTTGAAGGTTTGCTTTGATAAATACtttcaaaacaaagctgaaatatttttatattttaatgtatAGTTTTTAAGAGATTGCAGTAGAAAGTTCCAACTAAATAACAGgggaaaatattttattaaagcACACAAGTTGTTGCTGTTATAGAGGCTTGATAGAGCTTAAAGCGAGTTGTTAAATCCATCTCCAATGTATTCAGTGtaactttttctttccctccctctctagTCTCTATCGATGCTGCTGAATGGTACTCCATTTGCCTTTGTTATTGACCTTGCTGCACTTGCCTCTCGCCGTGAATACCTCAAACTTGATAAATGGCTGACTGACAAAATCAGAGAACATGGAGTAAGTCTGTAAATTTGTCAGGTCCCAGTTCATCTTTGATCTTCTGTTTGCATTATTTTGGAGTTCATTTATCGTGTTGTGTTCTGTCAGGAACCTTTCATCCAGGCGTGTGTGACGTTTCTGAAGAGGCGATGTCCATCCATAATGGGCGGCCTGGCTCCTGACAAGGACCAGCCCAAAAGCGCCCAGCTTCCCCCAGAAACTTTAGCCACCATGCTGGCCTGCTTGCAGTCCTGTGCTGGGTGAGAGTCTGTTTATCTGTTTCAATGTCCTTCCTTTAAAGTGGCTACTGAGATATTGAACGTCCCATCTTTGTGGGTTGGATTCTTGTGGCATATGTGGCTTATAGAGTAAAGAGATGGTTGATGTATATCTCAATTATTTATGAAGagatttatcatttaaaatgtgtctgtcCTCAGGAGCGTGTCTCAGGAGTTGTCGGAGACCATCTTGACTATGGTTGCCAACTGCAGCAACGTCATGAACAAAGCCCGTCAGCCACCACCAGGGGTCATGCCAAAGGGGCGTGCCCCGAGCACCAGCAGCCTGGACGCCATTTCCCCGGTACAGGTATCCTCACAAACGCCTCAATGTACTTCTGCTTGCAAACTTCTAAATGGCTTTTGACGTTTACATTAACAAAAAGCTTGCTATAAAATAAGGTACACTGATTTCTCCTGCTGTTCTAGATGGACCCTCTGACTGGCATGGGATCGTTGAACCTCGGAGGAACAGCCACCTCACACACTCAAAGCATGCAAGGTTTTCCAACCTCTCTAAGTTCAGCTTTCAGTAACCCCCAGTCGCCAGCAAAAGCCTTCCCACCACTCACCAATCCCAACTCCAGCACACCGTTCGGGGGTATTGGCAGCCTCGCCTCGCAGCTCCCCGGTATGGACACTGGTACTATgctatttcatttcttttcattacaAATGCATTTACACTCATTTTACTAGCTGTATGTAGTTCAGGAGGTAGAGCAAGTTGTCTTCAGCACCTCCAGGTTAGTGGTTCACGTTGCTCCAGTCTTTAAGTTTTTCTTGGGCATCACAGATCAAACTGTGTTTTCCACATATTTAGCATAAAGGATGAAATAAAGATGCATGTTTAGTCGATAGTACTTGCTCATATTAAgctaaatttatttaaaaaaagaaagtagttCAGAGTCGAATCAAAGTGCATTGAAATGAaggagttgttgttgttacttCCAGGTCCATTGGGCTCGGGTATTGGTTCTGGTATCGGGTCTAGTCTGGGGATGCCAACCGTGAGCACGGACCCTTTTGGTACCAGGAAGATGAGCACACCAGGCCTGAACCCGCCGACTTTTCAGCAGAGTAAGATGAAGGCCTGtaagtggtggtggtggtagtggtgtGACTGAGAGCCCCGCCCTGCGCTGCTCAGCACTGTATTTCCTCTGAGCTGACAatgattcatttcatttatttctcatGCAATAACAGCGCAACATCAAAACCTAGAACGGTACAAGATCTTTCAAAGATGATACAATTTTAATCTTCTGATTGAAATAATTCAAATCATTCAGCTAAACAGAGGAAATACAGATCAGTCTTCCATTCCTCGTCTGCTTCTGCTGACAACCCCACTTTAATGTTATTGGTCTACTTTTAATCATCAAAAACAAGTCTTACGAAAGAATAACACCCTCGTTTGTGTCCGTGCCATGTGTTAATGGAAAGTTTTATGAAAAATGCCTGATCTTATCAGCACAACCTTTCAACCCTACTTTAAATTCACATATTTGCATTTGAAAGAAACACGTTGAAGTAAAGATTACCAAAGTCCATTCAATGTTTCCCAGTCATTGTTAACCATCCCATTGACACAAGTTCTTCTTTGGGTGGCGAAAAATGGTTAATTTGCATGTAGGGATGAAGCTCAAACAGTCTGGACCTTGATTTGTAAGACTTCTCTTTGATGCTGACTCTTAAATCATGACACGCTGTTGAATTGAACCACTTGGCTTATGCTTCATAGCATATGGTGTTGAATTGAAATGCAAAATCCTGATGACGCTTCACTCTTTGCCCAGCTGACCTTTCTCAGGTGTGGCCAGAGGCAAACCAGCACTTTAGTAAGGAGATCGACGACGAAGCCAACAGTTACTTCCAGCGAATCTACAACCACCCACCTCACCCAACTATGTCTGTAGATGAAGTGAGTCATGgcatgttatttttattttaaaaaaaattcaaatgtgtTGATTTGTACTTGTGCTATATCAAATGGTATTTAttcttgtttcattttgttcgCTTCTAGGTACTCGAGATGCTTCAGCGGTTCAAGGATTCAACCATCAAGCGAGAGCGAGAAGTGTTCAACTGCATGCTTCGCAACTTGTTTGAGGAGTACAGATTCTTCCCACAGTACCCAGACAAGGAGCTGCACATCACTGCTTGCCTCTTTGGCGGCATCATCGAGAAGGGCCTTGTTACCTACATGGCCCTGGGCTTGGCCCTCCGATATGTTCTTGAAGCCTTAAGAAAACCATTCGGATCCAAAATGTATTACTTCGGAATTGCTGCCCTAGATAGGTTCAAAAATAGGTATTGATATGTTTTGTGTCCTAAAATTTGTTGGTTACACACTCGGGCTGTAAAATCTGATGCATGTTTTGTGGTTTTAGACTAAAGGATTACCCTCAGTATTGTCAACACCTGGCTTCAATTGCTCACTTCTTGCAATTTCCCCACCATTTACAAGAGGTAATCAGGTTTCCCTAATTTAGCCTTTTCTGCAATTCTGTCCTGTCTGTCCCATCTCTGAATTGCAGAGAGGGTCCAACCCCTTCAGATAGATTAAATCTGCCGCTCTGTACCTTTCAAATATCCTGTGCGTGCAGTATATCGAGTATGGCCAACAGTCACGGGACCCTCCGGTGAAGATGCAGGGATCCATCACCACGCCTGGAAGTCTGGCCCTGGCACAAGTTCAAGCCCAGGCGCAGTCTCAGCAACCCGCCGGCCTCAAACCGCCACAGCCGGGCCAGCCGAGCACCCTCGTCACGACCACCACCACGACGACCACGGCAGCCAAAACCACCACCATCACGAGACCGACGCCCAGCAGCTTCAAGAAGGACGTCCCTGTGAGTTGACTGTTTGAAATTACTGTATCCTGTCTGACTACTTCTGTCAATTCACAGAATTCATCCTTGTTCAATCTATTTGCAGCCCTCTATAAACACTACTAACATCGACACGCTGCTCGTGGCCACTGACCAAACGGAAAGGATCGTAGAGCCTCCAGAGAATGTCCAGGAGAAGATCGCTTTTATCTTCAACAATCTCTCTCAGTCCAACATGACACAGAAGGTACAGGAAGTAACAAAGCCTTATTGTATTTAAGGAAAATTGGTATTGGGTCTTTTTTCTAATTTCCCCTCTTGAATCAGGTTGAGGAGTTGAAGGAGACGGTGAAAGAGGAGTTCATGCCCTGGGTGTCTCAGTACCTGGTGATGAAGCGTGTCAGCATTGAGCCAAACTTCCACAGTCTCTACTCCAACTTCCTGGACACGCTCAAAAATCCTGAGTTTGTCAAGATGGTCCTCAATGAAACTTACCGGAATATCAAGGTAACGATGTGATTCAGGAGTAACTTGAAGGCTGTGAGACAATAGTGTGTAGTTTCTTTCATGTATTTGATGGTCACCAGTTGAATGTTTTAGCATTTTAAATGAGAGCATCTCGTTCCTCTTCAACTTTCCCGCAAAATTTTAGTTCCTGCTTgaacacaaatggaaaaacGATTAGACAAAATTGAAGTTTTTTCTCTCTATATCAGGTTCTTTTGACCTCGGACAAGGCAGCTGCAAATTTCTCGGATCGCTCCCTGCTGAAGAATCTTGGCCACTGGTTGGGCATGATTACACTGGCCAAAAACAAGCCCATCCTCTATACAGTAAGAATTTGACACAAGCTCTTTGATTTTACCGTCAAGttaattgtattttataaatCCTGCATCTTGGTAGTCGGTCAAGTGATTTTTCTCCTTTCCTAGGATCTGGAAGTCAAGTCTCTACTACTGGAAGCGTACGTGAAAGGCCAACAGGAGCTACTTTATGTGGTTCCTTTTGTTGCCAAAGTTTTGGAGTCTAGTCTGCGAAGCATGGTAAGCAGCAAAAGCCTGAATAGCCTTAATCATTTCTTCCCACACTGTTAAAATTGCATGGTGTCAGTAATTTGattctgtcttgtgtttttaGGTATTTCGGCCACAGAATCCTTGGACTATGGCTATCATGAATGTTCTTGCTGAGCTGCATCAGGAACATGACCTCAAGGTAACATTGTTTATCAGTCACAaattgtaaaaaacaaacagtggcTGCAACATCATGATCTCACAGTTAAAATTAAGCTAAACACCTGTAAGAAATTGTTAAACCTAaggtccctttttttttaactgtacaAATATGAGCAACACTcacattcttcttctgtttgctgCAGTTGAATTTGAAGTTTGAGATTGAGGTTCTTTGTAAGAACCTGTCTCTGGACATCAATGACCTGAAGCCGGGAAACCTGTTGAAGGACAAGGAGAAGCTGAAGAGCCTGGAAGAACAGCTGTCTGCACCAAAGAAGGAAGCAAAACCTCCAGAAGAAATGATACCTGCAGGTAGCTACTTCacatttgtatttattcttGCATTTAACATTCTTGAGGACTATTTGacccattttcttttatgaaggAAAATGTAATATGTAAGTATTTATTGTGATTAatatttatgtaatatattttaactgaacagaattttttttatagagAAATATACTCACTAATATGTCACAGCTACCATTTACTCTGAAGATCCCTGTTTCCATTAAAGCAATTTTACTGATTTTGTTGTACATTTGCTGTTTGTATAAATCTGCCTTCTCTTATGATTTTAATCAACTGAACGTTTTGTCGCCAACAGGAGAATTTGTTCCGTTTGCAGCTCCTCCCTCAACCCCAGCTGCTACCACCAACACCTGCACAACCACCGGCCCCCCCACTCCTCAGTTCAGCTACCATGACATCAATGTGTACGCCCTGGCAGGCCTGGCACCACACATCAACATCAACGCCACCGTAAGTGTCAAGAAGTGGCCCGTGCAGCCTTCTCCCCGCTAAAGACCCACACAGCATCAGTGACTTTAATACTCTCACTCTTCGTCCCTTCAGATCCCGCTGCTCCAGGCTCATCCTCAGCTGAAGCAGTGCATTCGGCAAGCAGTAGAGCGAGCTGTGCAGGAGCTGGTCCACCCCGTGGTCGATCGCTCCATCAAAATTGCGATGACGACCTGTGAGCAAATCATCAGGAAGGACTTTGCCCTCGATTCAGAGGAGTCCCGCATGCGCGTGGCTGCCCATCACATGATGAGAAACCTGACGGCCGGCATGGCCATGATCACCTGCCGCGAGCCGCTGCTCGTCAGCATCGCCACCAacctgaagaacagcttcaatGCTGCACTTAGGGTGAGCCTCCCAGCTTTCACCAGAGCTCGTCATGATTTTATGAAGTCGTACATGATGTAGTAACGCAAAAAGACAAGGAGATGAAAACAATACGTATGTAACTTTCACAGGAAAATCTTCTTTCCGTTTGTTTCATGAGTTTTAATTGATTTTCACTCACAGGCACCGACTCCACAACAGAGGGAGATGATGGAGGATGCCGCAAACAGGATTGCACAAGAAAACTGTGAACTGGCTTGCTGTTTCATCCAGAAAACCGCAGTGGAAAAGGCCGGTCCAGAAATGGACAAGAGACTAGCCACGGTGAGACTTGAATCAAATTACAAGTTAGACAGTGTTTAATCTAATTCACTTTCTGGAACATGATCTGTGGCCAGTGTTACTTACACATGTAGAATCCCTAAGCTAGGTCAAATATTAATATTGTAGACTGCAATACTTAATTGTAGATTTGATCGTGGTTTCCAGGCCCAACACTGAGAGCCCGGGCAAATGTAGACAGAAGTGGTTCTGTTCTCATTACAACTACTTAAACATAATGCATGTCACTCTCGAGTGGGCGCTGAGGATCTGCATCACCACGGTGATTTTAGAGTACACCGATACCTCAGATTGATAGGGGGGTGGCTCTTATGAAGCACTGGGCTTTCACGTCTTTGATTTTTGTGGGTGCGTTCTTAAGTGATTGACGTATGTACTACAGTGTATCTTGACCGTTTTCCTGCTTTCAGGAGTTTGAGCTGAGGAAGCATGCACGCCAAGAAGGACGTCGCTATTGTGATCCGGTTGTCCTGACTTACCAAGCCGAACGTATGCCTGAGCAGATCAGACTCAAGGTAGGACCGCAGTCATGGGAGAGAAAACCACTCCTCCAGTACAAATCATGTTTTACGTTTGCCTCACTTACTGATGGTCAGTGGtacaatgcattttttttatttacccagatgttttcctctgtgtaTTTCAGGTGGGAGGAGTGGACCCAAAGCAGCTGGCTGTGTATGAGGAGTTTGCCAGGAACGTTCCAGGATTCTTGCCGAGTAACGATCTTTCCCAGCCCACAGGCTTCTTGGCTCAGCCCATGAAGGTAATCCTCAAATTTTAAACTATTTCTGATAATTTGACCTCCTTAAATTCAGGATCATCAGACCAAAATTGATGAAGTCATAGCAGCATATTTCGTGTGTGTAATTTTTATTTCGTGTTCGTTTTTCAGCAACAGGCATGGGCCACTGATGATGTGGCTCAGATCTACGAGAAGTGCATGGCAGACTTGGAGCAGCATCTTCATGCCATTTCTCCAGGCCATGCCATGAATCCCCTGACCCAGGCCCTGCGCAGCCTGCTCGAAGCTGTGGCTTTAGCCAGGAACTCCAGGGACGGCATTGCTGCGCTCGGTCTCCTGCAGAAGGTAAAGAAAGCGTGCTTTTTAGGCTAATGTCATATCTTTGTGTACAAGgtgatagaaaaacacttttgttCAAAGGTCAGTAATTTTTGCATCTCTACTCTGGACTCTCTGAGATTGTATTTGAACGTTTGCTTTATTGCTTCCCAGGCTGTGGAGGGTCTTCTGGATGCCACGAGTGGAGCAGATGCTGACCTGTTGCTTCGCTATCGGGAATGCCATCTGCTTGTGCTGAAAGCCCTGCAGGACGGACGTGCCTATGGCCCACAGTGGTGCAACAAGCAGATCACCAGGTGAGGAAAGACATCACCTCTTTCTGTCACAgtcttatagttttgaaactgCACAGGGTTCTCTCAGTGATTTTCATGGAAATAGACCAGGGGAGAACTGCGTCTAACTTGCTTAACTGGTTTTTGTTTACAGGTGTCTGATTGAATGCCGAGATGAATATAAATACAACGTGGAGGCCGTGGAGCTTCTGATTAGAAACCATCTTGTGAATATGCAGCAATATGATCTGCACCTTGCACAGGTACAGCTCAGATATTTACTTTACTTATTACTTAAAACATTGGATCTTTATTGACCAAATTTCTTACAATGCTGTTGGTGACATGATCATCTGACTCGGTTTCTCAtaattgtttgtttgcttttccagTCAATGGAAAACGGATTGCACTACATGGCAGTTGCCTTTGCCATGCAGTTGGTCAAGCTGCTGTTGGTCGATGAGCGCAGTGTGAGCCACGTCACAGAAGCTGACCTCTTCCATACCATTGAGACTCTGATGAGAACCTGTGCACACTCCAGAGGCAGCGCGCCCGAGGGGTACGGAATTGATTTTGAGTCTTATTTTACATGCATTGGTTTATGTAAAAAAAGACATGACGTTCACGTGTTCAACTTTTGCCTCCAGACTTCCCCAGCTGATGGATGTTGTACGCTCCAACTACGAAGCCATGATCGACAGGGCCCACGGCGGACCCAACTTCATGATGCACTCCGGGATTTCTCAGGCGTCCGAGTACGACGATCCCCCCGGCCTGAGGGAGAAGGCGGAGTACCTTCTGCGGGAATGGGTCAACCTGTATCACTCGGCGGCAGCGGGAAGAGACAGCACCAAGGCATTCTCTGCCTTTGTTGGCCAGGTTAAAAATGAGTTATCAGTTAAGTCGAGTACCAATAATCGGGAACAATTGGCGCCCTGGTGGTTGCTTGTGTTAACCTCCTTCTCTTTATTCAGATGCATCAGCAGGGCATCCTGAAAACCGACGACTTGATCACACGATTCTTCCGGCTGTGCACAGAAATGTGCGTGGAAATAAGCTACCGAGcacaggctgaacagcagcacAATCCGGCGGCGAGTGCAGCCATCATCAGGGCCAAGTGTTACCACAACCTGGACGCCTTCGTGAGGCTCATTGCCCTCCTGGTCAAACACTCCGGAGAGGCAACCAACACGGTGACAAAAATCAACCTCCTCAACAAGGTGCGGCCACATTCCTGGAGACTGCTCTGAATCACTTTGTGCTAATTTTCTGAGAAATCACAACAAAGATGAATTTCCACTGCTCCATTAAACACTTTTTGGTTTTACAAAGAAACTATTGTAGGACAGTAGTATTGGGTGGTCGGAGGTAGAGAGAGGATGATGATTAAGTGCACCCTGCTCAAGTTTTACAGTTCGTCGTTTGTTTCTCCAGGTGCTCGGTATTGTGGTTGGGGTCCTGATCCAGGACCATGATGTGCGTCAGACGGAGTTCCAGCAGCTGCCATACCACCGGATCTTcatcatgctgctgctggagctcaatGCCCCAGAGCATGTGCTGGAGACCATCAACTTCCAGACCCTCACTGCCTTCTG
Above is a window of Salarias fasciatus chromosome 7, fSalaFa1.1, whole genome shotgun sequence DNA encoding:
- the cnot1 gene encoding CCR4-NOT transcription complex subunit 1 isoform X6 → MNLDSLSLALSQISYLVDNLTKKNYRASQQEIQHIVNRHGPEADRHLLRCLFSHVDFSGDGKSSGKDFHQTQFLIQECVSLISKPNFISTLCYAIDNPLHYQKSLKPSAHLFTQLSKVLKLSKVQEVIFGLALLNSSNADLRGFAAQFIKQKLPDLLRSYVDADLGGNQEGGFQDIAIEALHLLLSHLLFGQKGASGVGQEQIDAFLKTLCRDFPQERCPVVLAPLLYPEKRDILMDRILPDSGELAKTIMESSLADFIQEVGYGFCASLDECRNIIHQYGVREVTASQVARVLGMMARTHSGLTDGIPLQSISAPGSGIWSDGKDKNDGSQAHTWNVEVLIDVVKEVNPNLNFKEVTYELDHPGFLIRDSKGLHIVVYGIQRGLGMEVFPVDLIYRPWKHAEGQLSFIQHSLMNLDVFCFADFACHTVAIDILKAPPEDDNREIATWKSLDLVESLLRLSEVGQYEQVKQLFSFPIKHCPDMLVLALLQISTSWHTLRHELISSLMPIFLGNHPNSAIILHYAWHGQGQSPSIRQLIMHSMAEWYMRGEQYDQAKLSRILDVAQDLKSLSMLLNGTPFAFVIDLAALASRREYLKLDKWLTDKIREHGEPFIQACVTFLKRRCPSIMGGLAPDKDQPKSAQLPPETLATMLACLQSCAGSVSQELSETILTMVANCSNVMNKARQPPPGVMPKGRAPSTSSLDAISPVQMDPLTGMGSLNLGGTATSHTQSMQGFPTSLSSAFSNPQSPAKAFPPLTNPNSSTPFGGIGSLASQLPGMDTGPLGSGIGSGIGSSLGMPTVSTDPFGTRKMSTPGLNPPTFQQSKMKASDLSQVWPEANQHFSKEIDDEANSYFQRIYNHPPHPTMSVDEVLEMLQRFKDSTIKREREVFNCMLRNLFEEYRFFPQYPDKELHITACLFGGIIEKGLVTYMALGLALRYVLEALRKPFGSKMYYFGIAALDRFKNRLKDYPQYCQHLASIAHFLQFPHHLQECVQYIEYGQQSRDPPVKMQGSITTPGSLALAQVQAQAQSQQPAGLKPPQPGQPSTLVTTTTTTTTAAKTTTITRPTPSSFKKDVPPSINTTNIDTLLVATDQTERIVEPPENVQEKIAFIFNNLSQSNMTQKVEELKETVKEEFMPWVSQYLVMKRVSIEPNFHSLYSNFLDTLKNPEFVKMVLNETYRNIKVLLTSDKAAANFSDRSLLKNLGHWLGMITLAKNKPILYTDLEVKSLLLEAYVKGQQELLYVVPFVAKVLESSLRSMVFRPQNPWTMAIMNVLAELHQEHDLKLNLKFEIEVLCKNLSLDINDLKPGNLLKDKEKLKSLEEQLSAPKKEAKPPEEMIPAGEFVPFAAPPSTPAATTNTCTTTGPPTPQFSYHDINVYALAGLAPHININATIPLLQAHPQLKQCIRQAVERAVQELVHPVVDRSIKIAMTTCEQIIRKDFALDSEESRMRVAAHHMMRNLTAGMAMITCREPLLVSIATNLKNSFNAALRAPTPQQREMMEDAANRIAQENCELACCFIQKTAVEKAGPEMDKRLATEFELRKHARQEGRRYCDPVVLTYQAERMPEQIRLKVGGVDPKQLAVYEEFARNVPGFLPSNDLSQPTGFLAQPMKQQAWATDDVAQIYEKCMADLEQHLHAISPGHAMNPLTQALRSLLEAVALARNSRDGIAALGLLQKAVEGLLDATSGADADLLLRYRECHLLVLKALQDGRAYGPQWCNKQITRCLIECRDEYKYNVEAVELLIRNHLVNMQQYDLHLAQSMENGLHYMAVAFAMQLVKLLLVDERSVSHVTEADLFHTIETLMRTCAHSRGSAPEGLPQLMDVVRSNYEAMIDRAHGGPNFMMHSGISQASEYDDPPGLREKAEYLLREWVNLYHSAAAGRDSTKAFSAFVGQMHQQGILKTDDLITRFFRLCTEMCVEISYRAQAEQQHNPAASAAIIRAKCYHNLDAFVRLIALLVKHSGEATNTVTKINLLNKVLGIVVGVLIQDHDVRQTEFQQLPYHRIFIMLLLELNAPEHVLETINFQTLTAFCNTFHILRPTKAPGFVYAWLELISHRIFIARMLAHTPQQKGWPMYAQLLIDLFKFLAPFLRNVELNKPMQILYKGTLRVLLVLLHDFPEFLCDYHYGFCDVIPPNCIQLRNLILSAFPRNMRLPDPFTPNLKVDMLSEINIAPRILTNFTGVMPSQFKKDLDSYLKTRSPVTFLSELRSNLQVSNEPGNRYNIQLINALVLYVGTQAIAHIHNKGSTPSMSTITHSAHMDIFQNLAVDLDTEGRYLFLNAIANQLRYPNSHTHYFSCTMLYLFAEANTEAIQEQITRVLLERLIVNRPHPWGLLITFIELIKNPAFKFWSHDFVHCAPEIEKLFQSVAQCCMGQKQAQQVMEGTGAS